From Coccinella septempunctata chromosome 4, icCocSept1.1, whole genome shotgun sequence, a single genomic window includes:
- the LOC123311808 gene encoding chitin deacetylase 1 isoform X1 produces the protein MAAKGIWLCFFIIALAYAQDEDQVEGDPTAEELCENRPADEYFRLSTDGDCRDVVRCDRNSDNNGATRLASVKCPAGLAFDIDRQTCDWKTHVKNCDKLEKPRKVLPNFKTDEPICPEGKLACGNDECIDKELFCNGKPDCKDESDENACTVETDPNRAPDCDQSQCVLPDCFCSADGTRIPGALEPANVPQMITITFNGAVNIDNIDLYEEIFNGQRTNPNGCQIKGTFFVSHKYTNYSAVQDLHRKGHEIAVFSLTAKEDPNYWSQGSYDDWLAEMAGARLIVERFANISDGSIIGVRAPFLRVGGNKQFEMMADQFFVYDASITASLGRVPIWPYTLYFRMPHKCNGNAHNCPSRSHPVWEIVMNELDRRDDPTFDESLPGCHMVDSCSNIQTGEQFARLLRHNFYRHLNSNRAPLGLNFHATWLKSKKELKEELIKFIEEMLARNDVYFVTNLQVIQWMQNPTEINGLRDFAEWKEKCDVKSQPYCSLPNSCALHTRELPGETLRLFTCMECPNNYPWILDPTGDGFSVRK, from the exons ATGGCGGCCAAAGGTATCTGGctgtgtttttttattattgcatTAG CATATGCGCAAGATGAAGATCAAGTAGAAGGTGATCCAACTGCTGAAGAGCTTTGTGAGAATAGGCCAGCTGATGAATACTTCAGATTATCAACCGATGGAGACTGCAGGGATGTTGTCAG GTGTGATAGAAATAGTGATAATAATGGTGCTACGAGATTGGCGTCAGTGAAATGCCCTGCAGGTCTAGCTTTTGATATCGACCGGCAAACATGTGACTGGAAAACCCATGTTAAAAATTGTGATAAATTAGAAA AACCTAGGAAAGTACTTCCAAACTTCAAGACCGACGAACCGATTTGCCCAGAAGGGAAATTGGCTTGTGGAAACGACGAGTGTATCGACAAAGAACTGTTTTGTAATGGAAAACCAGACTGTAAAGACGAGTCAGATGAAAACGCTTGCA ctGTCGAAACTGATCCAAACAGAGCTCCAGACTGTGACCAATCCCAATGTGTCCTACCAGACTGTTTCTGCTCAGCGGACGGTACCAGAATCCCTGGTGCTCTTGAACCAGCGAACGTGCCACAAATGATAACCATAACCTTCAACGGTGCCGTCAACATAGACAATATCGACCTTTACGAAGAGATATTCAACGGACAACGTACAAACCCTAACGGATGTCAAATCAAGGGAACCTTCTTCGTCTCCCACAAATACACCAACTACTCCGCTGTGCAAGATTTACACAGGAAGGGTCACGAGATCGCTGTGTTCTCCCTGACAGCCAAGGAAGATCCAAACTACTGGTCTCAAGGTAGCTACGACGACTGGTTAGCTGAGATGGCTGGTGCAAGATTGATTGTAGAACGTTTCGCCAATATCTCAGACGGTTCTATTATCGGTGTTAGGGCGCCTTTCTTGAGAGTTGGAGGTAACAAACAGTTCGAGATGATGGCAGATCAATTCTTCGTCTACGACGCTTCCATCACCGCCTCCCTTGGACGCGTTCCAATCTGGCCCTACACCCTCTACTTCAGAATGCCCCACAAGTGTAACGGAAATGCCCACAACTGTCCCAGTAGAAGCCATCCAGTATGGGAGATCGTGATGAACGAATTGGACAGACGTGACGACCCAACTTTCGACGAATCCTTACCCGGTTGTCACATGGTTGACTCCTGTTCCAACATCCAGACCGGAGAACAATTCGCCAGACTCCTAAGGCACAACTTCTACCGTCACTTGAACAGCAACCGCGCTCCCCTGGGTCTCAACTTCCACGCCACCTGGCTGAAGAGCAAGAAGGAACTCAAGGAAGAACTGATCAAATTCATCGAAGAAATGCTTGCAAGAAACGACGTTTACTTCGTGACCAACCTCCAGGTGATCCAATGGATGCAGAATCCGACTGAAATCAACGGTCTCAGAGATTTTGCCGAGTGGAAGGAAAAGTGCGACGTCAAATCTCAACCCTACTGCTCACTGCCAAATTCTTGCGCTCTACACACCAGAGAACTCCCAGGTGAAACTCTAAGGTTGTTCACCTGCATGGAGTGCCCGAACAACTATCCCTGGATCCTGGATCCCACCGGAGACGGTTTCTCAGTTAGGAAATAA
- the LOC123311808 gene encoding chitin deacetylase 1 isoform X2, with amino-acid sequence MAAKGIWLCFFIIALAYAQDEDQVEGDPTAEELCENRPADEYFRLSTDGDCRDVVRCTRSGLKQITCPGGLAFDIDKQTCDWKGKVTNCDKLEKPRKVLPNFKTDEPICPEGKLACGNDECIDKELFCNGKPDCKDESDENACTVETDPNRAPDCDQSQCVLPDCFCSADGTRIPGALEPANVPQMITITFNGAVNIDNIDLYEEIFNGQRTNPNGCQIKGTFFVSHKYTNYSAVQDLHRKGHEIAVFSLTAKEDPNYWSQGSYDDWLAEMAGARLIVERFANISDGSIIGVRAPFLRVGGNKQFEMMADQFFVYDASITASLGRVPIWPYTLYFRMPHKCNGNAHNCPSRSHPVWEIVMNELDRRDDPTFDESLPGCHMVDSCSNIQTGEQFARLLRHNFYRHLNSNRAPLGLNFHATWLKSKKELKEELIKFIEEMLARNDVYFVTNLQVIQWMQNPTEINGLRDFAEWKEKCDVKSQPYCSLPNSCALHTRELPGETLRLFTCMECPNNYPWILDPTGDGFSVRK; translated from the exons ATGGCGGCCAAAGGTATCTGGctgtgtttttttattattgcatTAG CATATGCGCAAGATGAAGATCAAGTAGAAGGTGATCCAACTGCTGAAGAGCTTTGTGAGAATAGGCCAGCTGATGAATACTTCAGATTATCAACCGATGGAGACTGCAGGGATGTTGTCAG GTGTACTAGATCTGGTCTAAAACAAATTACTTGTCCCGGTGGATTGGCGTTTGACATCGATAAGCAGACATGTGACTGGAAAGGCAAAGTCACAAACTGTGACAAGCTCGAGA AACCTAGGAAAGTACTTCCAAACTTCAAGACCGACGAACCGATTTGCCCAGAAGGGAAATTGGCTTGTGGAAACGACGAGTGTATCGACAAAGAACTGTTTTGTAATGGAAAACCAGACTGTAAAGACGAGTCAGATGAAAACGCTTGCA ctGTCGAAACTGATCCAAACAGAGCTCCAGACTGTGACCAATCCCAATGTGTCCTACCAGACTGTTTCTGCTCAGCGGACGGTACCAGAATCCCTGGTGCTCTTGAACCAGCGAACGTGCCACAAATGATAACCATAACCTTCAACGGTGCCGTCAACATAGACAATATCGACCTTTACGAAGAGATATTCAACGGACAACGTACAAACCCTAACGGATGTCAAATCAAGGGAACCTTCTTCGTCTCCCACAAATACACCAACTACTCCGCTGTGCAAGATTTACACAGGAAGGGTCACGAGATCGCTGTGTTCTCCCTGACAGCCAAGGAAGATCCAAACTACTGGTCTCAAGGTAGCTACGACGACTGGTTAGCTGAGATGGCTGGTGCAAGATTGATTGTAGAACGTTTCGCCAATATCTCAGACGGTTCTATTATCGGTGTTAGGGCGCCTTTCTTGAGAGTTGGAGGTAACAAACAGTTCGAGATGATGGCAGATCAATTCTTCGTCTACGACGCTTCCATCACCGCCTCCCTTGGACGCGTTCCAATCTGGCCCTACACCCTCTACTTCAGAATGCCCCACAAGTGTAACGGAAATGCCCACAACTGTCCCAGTAGAAGCCATCCAGTATGGGAGATCGTGATGAACGAATTGGACAGACGTGACGACCCAACTTTCGACGAATCCTTACCCGGTTGTCACATGGTTGACTCCTGTTCCAACATCCAGACCGGAGAACAATTCGCCAGACTCCTAAGGCACAACTTCTACCGTCACTTGAACAGCAACCGCGCTCCCCTGGGTCTCAACTTCCACGCCACCTGGCTGAAGAGCAAGAAGGAACTCAAGGAAGAACTGATCAAATTCATCGAAGAAATGCTTGCAAGAAACGACGTTTACTTCGTGACCAACCTCCAGGTGATCCAATGGATGCAGAATCCGACTGAAATCAACGGTCTCAGAGATTTTGCCGAGTGGAAGGAAAAGTGCGACGTCAAATCTCAACCCTACTGCTCACTGCCAAATTCTTGCGCTCTACACACCAGAGAACTCCCAGGTGAAACTCTAAGGTTGTTCACCTGCATGGAGTGCCCGAACAACTATCCCTGGATCCTGGATCCCACCGGAGACGGTTTCTCAGTTAGGAAATAA